The Clostridiaceae bacterium HFYG-1003 genome includes a window with the following:
- a CDS encoding ABC transporter substrate-binding protein — protein sequence MKKSVSKLTALLLTSVLLAAGCSNGGSTTTPSSGGTAPAGGTIKIGVFEPLTGANAAGGLLELDGIKLAHKLYPSVLGQQIELVQADNKSDRVEAANAASSLVNAKVNVVLGSWGSSLSIAGGVAFQNAKIPAIGTSATNPQVTEGNPYYFRVCFIDPFQGTVMANYAFTKLGLKKAVILREVNSDYSVGLAKFFEEQYKKLGGTIVNTFNFQTGDQDFNAILTNLKSSGAEVVFAPSNYTEAGLIIKQAKEMGITVPFLGGDTWETPQMVEIGGPAVDGVVFSTFFDQDHPLTAETTKFIEEWKKEYPGKEPAAVSALGYDAYLMAYKAIEAAGSADPAKIHEALGKVKDFQGAAGVVNFDANRNAIKDAVLKTVKDGKFTFLDIVKPE from the coding sequence ATGAAAAAATCAGTCAGTAAACTAACCGCTCTATTGTTGACATCAGTTCTACTTGCAGCAGGATGCTCGAATGGCGGATCGACAACGACCCCGTCCAGCGGCGGAACCGCTCCAGCCGGGGGCACCATCAAGATCGGTGTCTTCGAACCCCTGACCGGCGCCAATGCAGCAGGCGGACTGCTCGAACTCGATGGCATCAAGCTGGCACACAAACTGTATCCATCCGTTCTGGGACAGCAGATCGAACTGGTCCAGGCTGACAACAAATCGGACCGTGTGGAAGCTGCCAATGCCGCCTCTTCACTGGTCAACGCCAAAGTCAATGTCGTTCTGGGCAGCTGGGGATCCTCACTCTCCATCGCTGGCGGCGTCGCCTTCCAGAATGCCAAGATCCCGGCCATCGGTACCTCGGCGACCAACCCGCAGGTTACAGAAGGCAATCCTTACTACTTCCGCGTCTGCTTCATCGATCCCTTCCAGGGAACTGTTATGGCAAACTATGCGTTTACCAAGCTGGGCCTGAAGAAAGCAGTCATTCTGCGCGAAGTCAACAGTGACTACTCCGTTGGTCTTGCCAAGTTCTTCGAAGAGCAGTACAAGAAACTGGGCGGAACCATCGTCAATACCTTCAATTTCCAGACAGGCGACCAGGACTTCAACGCAATCCTGACGAACCTGAAGAGCTCCGGCGCAGAAGTTGTATTTGCTCCCAGCAACTACACGGAAGCTGGACTCATTATCAAACAGGCCAAGGAAATGGGCATCACCGTTCCGTTCCTCGGCGGCGACACCTGGGAGACTCCTCAGATGGTTGAAATCGGCGGACCGGCAGTGGACGGCGTCGTATTCTCCACCTTCTTTGATCAGGATCACCCGCTGACCGCAGAAACCACCAAGTTTATCGAAGAGTGGAAGAAAGAATACCCCGGCAAAGAACCCGCCGCAGTATCCGCTCTGGGCTACGATGCTTACCTGATGGCTTACAAAGCCATTGAAGCTGCCGGATCAGCTGATCCAGCCAAGATCCATGAAGCCCTGGGCAAAGTCAAGGACTTCCAGGGAGCAGCCGGAGTCGTCAATTTCGACGCGAACCGCAATGCGATCAAGGACGCAGTCCTGAAAACCGTCAAGGACGGCAAGTTCACATTCTTGGATATCGTTAAGCCGGAATAA
- a CDS encoding ABC transporter ATP-binding protein encodes MLKVKDLVVAYGGIQALRGVSFEVPDHKIVTLIGANGAGKSTTLKAIMNLVKPKSGSIEFDGADLVKTKTGLIVQKGISLVPEGRRVFANLSVLENLKMGAFLRTDAKGIQEDIDKCYELFPRLKERAWQEAGTLSGGEQQMLAIARGLMAKPKVLMMDEPSLGLAPLIVRDMFRIIEEINQTGVTILLVEQNANAALKIAHEAYVLETGLVTMHGTGKELLSDEKVKQAYLGTTAH; translated from the coding sequence ATGCTTAAAGTGAAAGATCTGGTGGTCGCCTACGGCGGCATCCAGGCCCTGCGCGGGGTCAGCTTCGAAGTCCCGGATCACAAGATCGTCACCCTGATCGGTGCCAACGGCGCCGGCAAGTCCACCACGCTCAAGGCCATCATGAATCTGGTAAAGCCCAAGTCCGGCTCCATTGAGTTTGACGGGGCGGATCTGGTCAAAACGAAAACCGGTCTAATCGTCCAGAAGGGCATTTCCCTGGTTCCGGAAGGCCGGCGGGTATTTGCCAATCTGTCCGTACTGGAAAACCTGAAAATGGGCGCTTTCCTGCGGACTGATGCCAAAGGCATTCAGGAAGACATCGACAAATGCTACGAGCTCTTCCCCCGTCTGAAGGAACGAGCCTGGCAGGAAGCCGGAACGCTGTCCGGCGGTGAGCAGCAGATGCTGGCCATCGCCCGCGGCCTCATGGCCAAGCCCAAGGTTCTGATGATGGATGAACCCTCCCTCGGACTAGCTCCTCTTATTGTCCGGGATATGTTCCGGATTATCGAGGAGATCAACCAGACCGGCGTGACCATTCTCCTGGTGGAACAAAATGCCAATGCCGCCCTGAAGATCGCTCACGAAGCCTACGTTCTGGAAACAGGACTCGTGACCATGCATGGCACCGGAAAGGAGCTGCTCAGCGATGAAAAAGTCAAGCAGGCCTACCTGGGAACAACGGCTCACTGA
- a CDS encoding branched-chain amino acid ABC transporter permease, producing MDKKVKIALNLMLALGLLTFANFSQDMFSNDTIRLLTLSLIYAIGAMSMNLINGFTGLFSLGHAGFMAIGAYTTAILTLSPANKQQLFIIEPIAGPLLNLNTPLWVALIIGGLIAALFALLIGLPVLKLKGDYLAVASLGFSEILVIIFTNLTTITNGATGLSRIPGLKNLTGMTASMSPFWPMLFFLLTLLLLRKLIDSSYGRALKAIREDEIAAEAMGINLQLHKTLSFAVGAFFASIAGGLLAAWGTSINPVQFKFVFTYQILLIVVIGGMGSLTGSILASFLYAFGMERMRILDDISGIAGLRMVVFSILLILVVLFFRRGIMGTREITWESLAKLFNRKKGEVS from the coding sequence ATGGATAAGAAAGTTAAAATCGCACTGAATCTGATGCTTGCTTTAGGACTTCTGACCTTTGCGAACTTCTCACAGGATATGTTCTCCAATGACACCATCCGCCTCCTGACGCTGTCCCTGATTTACGCCATCGGCGCCATGAGCATGAACCTGATCAACGGGTTTACCGGTCTCTTCTCGCTGGGTCACGCCGGCTTTATGGCCATCGGAGCCTACACTACGGCTATCCTGACCCTGAGCCCGGCCAATAAGCAGCAGCTCTTCATCATCGAGCCCATTGCCGGTCCCTTGCTGAACCTGAACACGCCCCTGTGGGTCGCCCTGATTATCGGCGGACTCATCGCCGCCCTGTTTGCTCTGCTCATCGGACTGCCGGTGCTGAAACTCAAAGGTGACTACCTGGCCGTCGCGTCCCTCGGATTCTCCGAGATCCTGGTCATCATCTTTACCAATCTGACGACCATTACCAATGGGGCCACCGGCCTCTCCCGAATTCCGGGACTGAAAAACCTGACCGGCATGACCGCCTCGATGAGCCCGTTCTGGCCGATGCTGTTCTTCCTTCTGACGCTGCTGCTGCTGCGTAAACTCATCGATTCCTCCTACGGCCGGGCGCTGAAAGCCATCCGGGAGGATGAAATCGCGGCCGAGGCTATGGGCATCAACCTGCAGCTTCACAAAACGCTGTCCTTTGCCGTTGGCGCCTTCTTTGCCTCCATTGCCGGAGGTCTGCTGGCCGCCTGGGGCACCTCGATCAATCCTGTCCAGTTCAAGTTTGTCTTTACCTATCAGATCCTGCTCATCGTCGTCATCGGCGGCATGGGTTCGCTGACCGGCTCGATCCTGGCGTCCTTCCTGTATGCCTTCGGCATGGAGCGGATGCGGATCCTGGATGATATTTCCGGAATTGCCGGCCTGCGCATGGTGGTATTCTCCATCCTGCTGATTCTGGTCGTGCTGTTCTTCCGGCGCGGCATCATGGGAACCAGAGAGATTACCTGGGAGTCCCTGGCCAAACTGTTTAACCGCAAGAAAGGGGAGGTGAGCTAG
- a CDS encoding gamma-glutamyl-gamma-aminobutyrate hydrolase family protein, translated as MKPLIGITASVTWETDKETFSGYKRNYLSFDYVDAVAAGGGIPVILPVTQEPEVIREMVSRLDGLLLSGGSDISPILLGEEPRERLGMTIMERDRSEWMILTEAKQRKLPILGICRGFQLLNCFYGGSLFQDLSESADFYIQHNFRGLPGVPAHSVILEENSLIRELLGDHNQVNSHHHQALDRIAPNFRVTARAVDGAAEAIELQDPDQFILGVQFHPEMMHKSQPHVMTIFQRFVQEAEKFRVR; from the coding sequence ATGAAGCCATTGATTGGAATCACTGCCAGTGTGACCTGGGAAACCGACAAAGAGACATTTTCTGGCTACAAGAGAAATTATCTGAGTTTTGACTATGTGGACGCAGTAGCTGCCGGAGGCGGAATTCCGGTTATTCTGCCGGTGACCCAGGAACCGGAGGTGATCCGCGAAATGGTGAGCCGGCTGGATGGTCTGCTGCTGTCCGGTGGTTCCGACATTTCTCCCATCCTGCTGGGGGAAGAGCCTCGGGAACGACTTGGGATGACCATTATGGAGCGGGACCGGAGCGAATGGATGATCCTGACTGAGGCGAAGCAGAGAAAGCTGCCGATTCTTGGCATCTGCCGCGGTTTTCAGCTCCTGAACTGTTTTTACGGAGGCAGTCTGTTTCAGGATTTATCCGAGTCTGCCGATTTCTACATTCAACATAACTTTAGAGGTCTGCCCGGTGTTCCGGCTCATTCCGTGATCCTGGAGGAAAACAGCCTCATCCGGGAGCTTCTGGGAGATCACAACCAGGTGAATTCCCACCACCACCAGGCACTGGACCGGATCGCGCCGAATTTTCGGGTAACGGCCCGGGCAGTGGACGGAGCGGCGGAAGCCATTGAATTACAGGATCCGGATCAGTTTATTCTCGGCGTCCAGTTTCATCCGGAGATGATGCATAAATCCCAGCCCCATGTCATGACGATATTCCAGCGATTTGTTCAGGAAGCAGAAAAGTTCAGGGTCCGCTGA
- a CDS encoding ArsR family transcriptional regulator, producing MKFQFYLGSSRVVEFVFFPALALYEKSEKAFGALNYEIMDPASTERWTLIAEEMSGLKDEFERFKFSGYSYYFDLMYQFDLRQLKDENDFLASVKALSKDTLTAHLSSFLDRKLDLVIPTAEKSPNYLMEAFQILSSSSLETSDKWKLLEILEDPEHVRDEFVAFMERVKPIFHKFYQDVEYSISGYAKQLERTLASGDHALLEAMMEQYVFTETIEALRKSETINFYLLGLSDYSFNLITHADYTDIFLGINVLDYYFRLTEFRQRSKEERITVFKNLADKTRYEVLKLIAQGDSSTKVLAEKLGVTSAAISYHLKQLTNDRLIQFDANRRKNGYRINETRMKDAIAGLLEDLNIK from the coding sequence ATGAAATTCCAATTCTATTTGGGATCCAGTAGAGTCGTGGAATTTGTATTTTTCCCCGCATTGGCTCTGTACGAGAAAAGTGAAAAGGCATTCGGCGCCTTGAATTATGAAATCATGGACCCGGCATCCACCGAACGGTGGACGCTGATCGCGGAAGAAATGTCCGGATTGAAAGATGAATTCGAACGCTTCAAGTTTTCCGGCTATTCCTATTACTTTGATCTGATGTATCAGTTTGACCTGCGCCAGCTCAAGGATGAGAATGATTTTTTAGCCAGCGTCAAAGCGCTGAGCAAGGACACCTTAACCGCGCATCTGAGTTCCTTCCTTGACCGTAAGCTCGATCTGGTCATCCCGACGGCGGAAAAATCCCCCAATTACCTGATGGAAGCCTTCCAGATCCTGTCATCCAGCTCCCTGGAAACCAGTGATAAATGGAAGCTCCTGGAAATTCTGGAGGATCCCGAGCACGTCCGCGATGAATTTGTCGCCTTCATGGAACGGGTAAAGCCCATTTTTCACAAGTTTTACCAGGATGTGGAATATTCCATTTCTGGTTATGCCAAACAGCTGGAGCGGACTCTGGCCAGCGGCGATCACGCCCTGCTGGAGGCGATGATGGAACAGTATGTTTTTACTGAAACCATCGAAGCCCTTCGAAAAAGTGAAACCATCAATTTCTATCTGCTGGGACTGAGCGACTACAGTTTCAATCTGATCACCCATGCAGATTATACGGATATCTTCCTCGGAATCAATGTCCTGGATTATTACTTCCGTCTGACCGAGTTCAGACAACGCAGCAAAGAGGAACGAATCACGGTCTTCAAGAACCTGGCGGATAAAACCCGCTATGAAGTCCTGAAACTCATTGCCCAGGGTGATTCCTCCACGAAGGTCCTGGCTGAAAAGCTTGGAGTGACCAGCGCCGCGATTTCTTATCATTTGAAGCAGCTGACCAATGATCGGCTCATCCAGTTTGATGCCAACCGCCGCAAAAACGGCTACCGGATCAACGAGACTCGAATGAAAGACGCCATCGCAGGCCTCCTGGAGGACCTGAACATTAAATAG
- a CDS encoding branched-chain amino acid ABC transporter permease, with the protein MSTQALFEWLSQNLLNALALGSLYALLAIGYTMVYGVLKLINFAHGDIFMVATYFFFYALTRFQLPWYVAFFGVIILTAILGMAVEKVAYSTIREAPKVTLLISSIGASFLLETLGTVVFGGITKSIPQLPLFNTVMVLGPVRTQRLTFIIPVVTVIFLVILVYLIDKTKMGMAMRALSKDQETASLMGVNVNRTISFTFAVGSSLAAIGAMLWGLKYPAIIPLMGVLPGLKCFIAAVVGGIGSIKGAVLGGLIIGFGEIFIVASSFITKVDISGYKDAFAFILLIVILMFRPGGITNQKITEKV; encoded by the coding sequence ATGAGTACCCAAGCCCTGTTCGAATGGCTGTCGCAAAACCTGCTCAACGCTTTGGCCCTGGGCAGTCTGTATGCTCTTCTGGCCATCGGCTACACCATGGTATACGGCGTTCTGAAGCTGATTAACTTCGCCCACGGTGATATTTTCATGGTGGCAACCTACTTCTTCTTTTATGCCCTGACCCGTTTCCAGCTGCCCTGGTATGTCGCCTTCTTCGGCGTCATCATCCTGACGGCTATCCTGGGTATGGCGGTCGAGAAAGTCGCTTACTCAACCATCCGCGAAGCGCCAAAAGTTACCCTGCTGATTTCCTCCATCGGAGCCTCGTTCCTTTTGGAGACATTGGGAACCGTCGTATTCGGCGGCATCACCAAAAGCATTCCGCAGCTTCCGCTATTCAACACCGTCATGGTGCTTGGTCCGGTGCGGACCCAGCGTCTGACTTTCATCATCCCGGTTGTGACTGTAATTTTCCTGGTTATTCTGGTGTATCTCATTGATAAGACAAAAATGGGAATGGCCATGCGTGCTCTGTCCAAGGATCAGGAAACGGCATCCCTGATGGGCGTGAACGTGAACCGGACCATTTCCTTTACATTTGCGGTGGGTTCCTCGCTGGCGGCCATCGGTGCCATGCTGTGGGGCCTTAAGTACCCTGCCATTATCCCGCTGATGGGCGTTCTGCCCGGACTCAAATGCTTCATCGCCGCCGTTGTCGGCGGAATCGGCAGCATCAAGGGTGCTGTTCTGGGTGGTCTCATCATCGGTTTCGGCGAGATCTTCATTGTTGCCTCGAGCTTTATTACTAAGGTTGATATATCCGGATACAAGGATGCCTTCGCATTCATTCTCCTCATTGTCATCCTGATGTTCCGGCCGGGCGGCATCACGAACCAAAAGATCACGGAGAAGGTGTAG
- a CDS encoding ABC transporter ATP-binding protein, with amino-acid sequence MQFGGLTAVNEFNLVLEKGQIVALIGPNGAGKTTAFNMITGVYKPTKGRVWFNGKDITDLKPDAITRLGIARTFQNIRLFRDLTVYENVLIGNHLRIRSSFLSATAGLPGYRKEEAHFREKTERLLKRVGLWELRAEKAGSLPYGKQRRLEIARALATEPQILLLDEPAAGMNPKETDDLTEFIREIRDEFNLTIFMIEHHMQVVMGISDKIYVFDYGTTIAEGNAKEIQNNQRVIVAYLGVDEDA; translated from the coding sequence ATGCAGTTCGGTGGTCTGACCGCCGTCAATGAATTCAACCTGGTTCTGGAAAAAGGCCAGATTGTTGCCCTGATCGGCCCCAACGGAGCCGGCAAAACTACCGCCTTTAACATGATTACCGGCGTCTACAAGCCGACGAAAGGCCGGGTCTGGTTCAACGGCAAGGATATCACCGACCTGAAGCCCGATGCCATTACCCGGCTGGGCATCGCCCGAACCTTCCAGAATATCCGGCTGTTCCGCGACCTGACCGTTTATGAAAATGTCCTGATCGGAAATCACCTGCGCATTCGCAGCAGTTTTCTTTCCGCCACCGCCGGACTTCCCGGCTACCGCAAGGAAGAAGCTCACTTCCGCGAGAAAACCGAACGGCTGTTAAAACGGGTCGGACTGTGGGAACTGCGGGCTGAAAAAGCCGGATCCCTGCCCTACGGCAAGCAGCGCCGGCTGGAAATTGCCCGGGCCCTGGCCACAGAGCCTCAGATCCTGCTGCTGGACGAACCGGCAGCCGGCATGAATCCAAAGGAAACAGACGATCTGACGGAGTTTATCCGGGAAATCCGGGATGAATTCAATCTGACGATCTTCATGATTGAACACCACATGCAGGTGGTCATGGGCATTTCCGACAAAATCTATGTCTTCGACTATGGCACCACCATTGCCGAGGGCAACGCCAAAGAAATTCAAAACAATCAGCGAGTCATCGTTGCGTATCTGGGGGTGGATGAAGATGCTTAA